AGCATATGGATCTGTGCCAGTTGTTGTATTCCTGTCTATATAGCAGATGTATCGATGGCAAAAATAGGCAGCGCGTGGGCCCATTAACTGCACCGATGGATGGTAAGGTCTCACGCTGCAGGTGGGAGTGGGTTTAAGTGGGATTCATTATCCCATCccacttaggccaactccaccgcgcgaccctatcctgtccgcccccgtccgtttggggtaaaatggACAAACGAGACGGCCCAGTGCGGGGGcacaaacggacttttgtccgctttgtgtccgcttttgacccatccgcggcccaagtttgcgccgcttttggggtgaaatGGACACCACGCGAACGCGCGGgtcgtctgcgcgtgtcctcccctggcccgcccgtcggtggcacaggacgggcctttttctatccgcccccctcCCTCCCATCCGGCCGCATCCactccactcttccccactcttcccctctcttcccctcgcCACCGCCGACCGCCCGCCCGATGCCATTGCAGCCGTGCAACTCGGATGCGCACTTGCCAAGCCCCTTCCTCTCAtcgccgccgagctacccaagCATGACCACCTtgtttgcgcacccgccggccagatttggggcggatccggtcggtcttgagctcgcccggctgtgggaggccgggccgcgccatggactggccaggcaccttgccggaaggccctggcagggccgcaaggccacatgcaggcagttctcgttctctagccgctcggatctgcaccgtcggtggtccgccggcagatatgAGAATGGCGGCCGGgcgggctcggtgcttgcccaaaagctcgtcggcgcaccgttgcccctcatcaagtgcgaccactgcccaagggtggtcgtgcgccgcgtgtctacaacgccggagcaccccggatgggtgttcatcaagtgcttaaacgatggggtatgtgctcttttagcttcggtttgtgctcttggattagactagtggtgctaactttaagttttattgtgtagaacagatgcaagttttggtattgggaagaagagtacatcgatatgttGATACAGCGAAATGTAGtgcatgttcgtgcacttttagctagcctagaggctttagatgagacaagtgcacttgttgctagattagacgCTAGGCACGATACTACGTGCGAAGAAGCAACAAGGCATGATACTACGTGTGAGGAAGCAACgtcgacttctggcttgaagaagaaaggagggtgcaacgtcgtgcctcctccacagatcaacaatgagtgcattgagaaggcactaacccaactcaagggagcagttatggaagttgggtatcttatcaaatgtattcttgtggttcttgttttctttggccttgctttactagtcaaaatgtgatgatgtattgtcatgtaccaaaaatgaatgataaaaaaagtttaaggacttgcaaagaactatacgcggacaggatggggcaaatggatgcggccgcgcgctgggcgcacgaccaccgcatcccaggacaggcccggacacgaccccaaatccctacccaaacagacagaatccgaacaaaacggacgtccgtttgggctcgcacggtggagttggccttaaacAGCTTCAGCAGGAGCCCACTGGATAGGTAAAAAACTAAGTGGGCTAGCCCTATTAGCATAGTGGAATCCCACCTTAGCCTAATAGGTCGCTGGACAAAGAAGGCGCTGCAGCGTAGGCGCACTCCTTCCACCGCCGCTCGATGGCCGACGCCGCTGCATCACCTTCTCTTCCTCCCCTCTctcacgccgccgccgctgccgctcagCACATCTCGGCCTCCCCTTCCTTGCAGCTTCTTTCCGTCCCAATCAAGACTCCTCGATCCCCTCGACCCCGGCCGGGCGCGATGGTCAGGTCGCCGGCGGCACCAACCCCGACCCCCAGGTCACCGGCAGCCCCAACCCCGACCTCCACCTCACCAGCAGCCCCAACCCTGACCCCTAGGTCGCCGGTTTCCCCAATCCCGACCCCCAGCTCACCTGCTGCAGGTAGTCAATCAATCCTTCTCCTTTCCATTTACCATGTAGGATTCAGATGTTGATGGATTCCTCATGAATTCTAGTGAAAATTTGCAAGATTCCTATTTCAGTTTCTGTTAAGAGTCAATACTGAAGTTCAGTGTCATGCATTAACACCAAAAAAACACGGGCATGTTGCAACATCACCGGATTTACCAAACAATAGTATCTCCTTTTAGAATCTCAACATCCACACACCATTGACATCAGTAGAAAAAGAACTCTTCGATGCACTTTTTAGTCTTCTCCTCCACCAGCTGTCCCCTCAAAAGAAAGATCTCTACAATATTTTGCAGGAAGAGTTTATTTCCAATTGTACAACGCCTTGCGTTTTATTTTGTTTCAAGTTGTCATTTATAACCAAAACTTGCATCTATAGTGTTGTTATTAAATGAACCTGAATCTTACTGTGTTTTGTTGTCTACAAGTAGTCTGAAACAAGTTAGAATGAATGTCTCTGCATTTTGTACCCCTGGGAAGGCAGATGCTTAAAAATGAACTTGCACAAAAGTGAGGAGTAACTTCTACAAATAGTCTGAAACAAGTTAGGTTTAGCATTGTGGTTTGCGGAGGGCTTAGAATTCAAATGAATTGTTTGCTGAAAGTTCTTTCTTTCTTATTCTATTGTACCTATTAATAATGTCTGAACTTAACTCATCATATTTAACTTGGTTGTGAAAATTTTCATATCTTGAGGAGCACAAGGTTACTAATGAGCTCTTGCGTGCCATAAAAACTGAGAAGGCTAATGACCGGATCTTGAAGAGCACAAGGGTGCTGGTGAGCTCCTTATGGAACTACCAAAGTGCAAGAAAAGGAAGCGAAGTAGGCAGAGTAGCGGCGAGCTTCATGGGGAACACCAAAAAACGAGCAAAGTCATCATGAAGCCGTCGACGTCCAAGAAAAAGAGGAAGGTAAAATTATCACACTACTTTACCATGAAGCCGTCAACATTCAAGAAATAGACATAAAGTCTTTATGTCTATTTTACTGTTTAGCAATACTTATTAGACAACAACAATTTTTTTTCTCTCAGGCAAGTGAAGGAATGTGCACTAATCCACCGGCACCATTGTTTGGACCTTTGGCCATTGATATGGATAAGCAGGCACCACCATTGGAGAAGAAAAGGCTTAATAAGGTGAACTCTGATTGCGAATGATTATCTCTGAATCAAATTGCCCTTCTCAAGCTTATTTGTCTACCCTTTTCTTGTTTCCTAGAGAGATATTTCAGTTGCAGCAACTATCAGATTGACTCTTTATCAAGCTTATTGTGTATGCTTTTCTTGTTTCCTAGAGAGATATTTCAATTGCGGCAACTATCAGATTGACTCTTTATCAAGCTTATTGTGTACGCTTTTCTTGTTTCCCAGAGAGATGTTGCAACTATAGCATCACTTGGATCTGGGTCCATTGACAAGGATAAGCAGCCATCACCTGGATCTTTGCCTGTTGACAAGGATAAGAAGCCATCACTTGGATCTTTGCCCCTTAACAGTAATAAGCAACCATCATATGGATCTTTGCCCGTTGACAAGAATAAGCATCCATCACTATCCAAAAACGTGGTAAGGTCTCCAGTCCTAAACAATGTCGTAGTTTCATTCTTAGCAAGAAGAGAAAAAAAGGCTAAGTCACTAGAGAGATCCCCTACGTCATAGCCTTCACTGCTAGCTCTGTCACCCAAAGTAGCAAACCTTGGTTCACGCAGACCACGAAAATTAAAATCAAAAATTTGGAATGGGGCAGAACTGATATATATTGATGGAATGCTTGCACAAGGTCGTTGTACTTACTGCAACCAACTACTTCCTGCCTCAAAAAAGTCAGGGACAAGTCATATCGGTACACTTGTTGGTACGTGAGGAGAGATCTAAAATGGATGGTATGGTTGCCAAGATACGAACTGATAGTGCAATTGAtccagagtggaagtttgaccaAGGGCGTGCATGTAGAGCACTGGCAAAGTTGATTGTGCTACATGAATTACCTTTCACTTTTGTTGAATATCCTGGCTTTAGATCCTTTGTTAAGATGTTGAATCCATGGTTCAACGTGGTATGCAGGGAAACAATTAAACAAGATTGCATTGATGCATATGATAGACACAAAAATGAAATTCAAGCATTTTTTTTAGCAATCTAAATTCTCGAGTATCATTAACGAGTGACATGTGGACGTCCAATCAGAAGCTGGGTTATTTATGCATAACTGCCCACTTTATTGATGGCTCATGGACTCTACAAAACAGAATAATCAGGTTTTGCCTCTTGGAAACTCCACAGAATACTCATAACATGTTTGACATGGTGCAAAATAGCTTGAGAGATTGGAAAATGGAAGACAAAATCTTTAGCTTTACCCTAGACAATGCACCAGTTAATACCTTGATGTGGCCACTTGAGAAAAATTTCGGCAGATAGGTATCTTCTGCATCATAGTGGAAAATTATTGCATGTTAGATGTGCTGCACATGTATTGAATCTAGTGGTGCAAGATGGGCTCGACGCAGTGGCGTCAGTTGTTGATAAAATCAGAGAACCAGTGCAGTATGTCAAGAGTTCGCAAGGTAGAATGGAGAAATTATATGTGATGATTGCGCGGGTGGGACTTGCTTGTAAAAACCATCCTTCGCTAGATGTGCCTACCCGATGAAATTCAACGTACCTAATGCTTGAATCATCATTGTCGTTCAGAGCAGCGTTCGAAGCCTTGAAAGAAGCTGACAAAGATTATAAATTTGCTCCTTCAGCTAGTGAACGGGAGATGGCGCTATTTGCCATCTTTTGGGCGCTTTTTACACAGCCACAAAGAAAATCTCGGGTAGGACATATCCCACCTCTCACCTATACTTCTATGAGGTCTGGAATGTGAAGAAGATAATGGAGAGAGAAGTTGTAAGTGAAAATCCTACCATTGTTACCATGGTGAAAGAGATGGGGAAGAAATTGATCAAATATTTTGAGGAGTCATTCTTAGCAAGTTGTCTGCCGGTGATATTTGATCCAAGGTACAAATATGAATATGTTGACTTCGGACTGACCGCAGCGTTTGGTGATGGCGCAAAGAAATATCTTACCTAGGTGAATAGTGCGATGAAGATCCTATTTGCTGAATATGCATCTGAATTTGGAAACACTTCTGATGAAGGTGATGAGGTTGCAGAGAAGGATGGTGAGGGCACTCTTGATGACTGGGATAAGCATTTGAGATTGAAAAGATCCCATAACTCAAATGAGCTACAACGATATCTTGAAGAAGACTTGTTTCCTCGCCGACAGAAATTGGATATCTTAAAGTGGTGGAAGATTCACTCCCCAAAGTATCTGGTGCTTGCAGCTATAGCACAGAACATATGGGAGTGTCCGCGTCTACAGTGCATGGGGAGGTTGCATTCAGCAATGCTGGAAGGATCATCACTGAACAAAGAAGTAGTTTGACCCCGAGTACTGTTGAGACGCTGATGTGCCTCGAGGATTGGTTTCGAGCAGCTGGTAATatgttttttattatttttccgTACTTTATGTAATACCTTCCATGTTGAATGTTTCAATTTGAATGCCTTCAATATTGCAGATCGCCAAAAGGCGGAACCAACAGTTGAAGACCATGGTGGTGATCAAGAGGATGTTGGAACCACCTAATGTAATTCTGCTAGTTGTACTTTGCACTTTAGTACATGATATATTTTTATTCTCGAAAAGAGATGACCTTTATATTTGGCCAAGCTCATTGTCCAAGGGTTTTTGAGATGCATAGAGATTCCTTTTTAAAACAGCTAGTACAAATGACCCCTTCCAAGTCGCTAATTCTGTTTCAAATTCTAGTTTTAATCGAAGTTGGACTTTCCTGTGAGGAGTTGAAAATTGGGTCACTACTCATCATCAAACTATGTACTTTCATCCCATTGGTAGTGTGCCTCTTTTACCATGTCATTCCATTGCCTCGTAATAATGGTAACAAAATGACATGTTGttcctttttaaaaaaaacttGTTTTCTATCTTATAATCGGCGCAAGGCCATGTCCAGTACCATTTATCTAGTGAGTAGGAGTAGTATTTATCCGGGaagtttttttttcgaaacggaggcaaaagatttgccccaTATATTAAATAAGAAGAAGATAGAGTTGTTACAAGAGCCAAACACATGGCATGACAATTATTCTCGCAATATAATGTTCCCTAGCTTTCTAGCACCCGCAGTGACTCAAAGCTTTGCCTCATCGAGGACCATTTGCAGAAGGATGGTCGGTGGAGCACTCTTGTGGCGGAAGACTCTGGCATTCCTCCCGTTCCAAACGAACCAGGAGACGAGCATAGTGAGAGAGGCCATTTCTCGTCTATTAGGATTCTGCAAGTTGGTTCGCTTCTCCCATCACTCCTTCACCGAGCCAGCAAGATGCCAAGTGGTGGTGTCCATGTGCACAAGTCCCAACTTGTCAATGAGCATCCTCCAAAGCCTAAGAGTATAGCGGCACTTGAAGAAAAGATGGACGCCAGACTCTTGCTCCCTTTTGCAAAGTTGGCAAAGGCCGCAGTTGGGCCAGCCACGCCTGGCCAACCTGTCTGCGCTCCAAATCCGGTCTTATAGAGCCAGCCACGAGAAAATTTAACTTTGGGTGGAGCCCAAGCTTTTCACACCATGAAATCCATGGGGGAGAGAATCAACCCAAGAAATTGAGCCTTACAGGAAGAGGATGCCGAGGAGTCAAGGAATCCGGGGAGTTAAGCTTTACTCAAAAAAACGTATCCTGGACAACATCTCCATGTCTCAATTTTCTGCCCCATCTACGGTCAGCGATACACTAAGGAATTTCACGGCGGTCCCCCTTGACCACTCAATACATCTTACGTGTCTTATCGACGTTTTTACCAAGCACTCACGGCAGTTGCTGCAATCAAATAGCCCAAATCTGTCCATTTTGAAATTTAGTCAGGTTTTTTTTTTTGTCATAAACACAGCCGTGCAAGCCTTTAAGAGCACAAATCGCCACCAATAGTTAGTTATGACATTGCGAATTCAGATAGAGGGTAATCTGTCCATACAACTTTGCTCGCAGCGTCCGTAATTCTAATTAATCTGCTTAGGTCTCTAAGTACAAATTTTCTTTGTGCAGGAAATACAGGATATTTCCCTTGTTCCCCTTCATGATCACTGACCACATATGCAATTTTCTTTCTTATTAGGTGCTCAAGCTGTGCCTGCAGAAAAACACACGAGAAACAAAAGATTCAGTTCACCAATTTGGTTATATATTCATACTTTTCGGACAACCACAAAGTTTGCCACATCTCACTTGGGTAAGCATCGAACCAAGGTAAAGACCAGTGAACTCCAGAATGTAGCGCATGACACACTGCTATCCTGTACTAGCATGGTGCAAAGATATTATTGTCAAGGCAggcattttcttttttcctttttccatgATCCACACAGATGAACTCACCTCATGCATGGT
Above is a window of Triticum aestivum cultivar Chinese Spring chromosome 6B, IWGSC CS RefSeq v2.1, whole genome shotgun sequence DNA encoding:
- the LOC123136333 gene encoding uncharacterized protein isoform X2, yielding MELPKCKKRKRSRQSSGELHGEHQKTSKVIMKPSTSKKKRKASEGMCTNPPAPLFGPLAIDMDKQAPPLEKKRLNKRDVATIASLGSGSIDKDKQPSPGSLPVDKDKKPSLGSLPLNSNKQPSYGSLPVDKNKHPSLSKNVSSVRSLERS
- the LOC123136333 gene encoding uncharacterized protein isoform X1, whose product is MELPKCKKRKRSRQSSGELHGEHQKTSKVIMKPSTSKKKRKASEGMCTNPPAPLFGPLAIDMDKQAPPLEKKRLNKRDVATIASLGSGSIDKDKQPSPGSLPVDKDKKPSLGSLPLNSNKQPSYGSLPVDKNKHPSLSKNVVMRLQRRMVRALLMTGISI
- the LOC123136333 gene encoding uncharacterized protein isoform X3; the encoded protein is MELPKCKKRKRSRQSSGELHGEHQKTSKVIMKPSTSKKKRKASEGMCTNPPAPLFGPLAIDMDKQAPPLEKKRLNKRDVATIASLGSGSIDKDKQPSPGSLPVDKDKKPSLGSLPLNSNKQPSYGSLPVDKNKHPSLSKNVGNN